GGGCGGTAGCGTCCATCTCGTAAGGATTGGCGAATCTCGGCCCAGTGAAGCCGGGCGTAGGCGGCAAAGTCGTCCAGCAACATCCCGTCAATGCCGGGGGCACCCTGATTGGACTTCACAGGTAGCTTGGGCAGCGTCATCTAGCTGGTTGTGGAACTGGCGATTGAGATCAACCCATGGCTCATGCTCAGTTGTAGCTTCCATTTGGGTTAATAGAGCGGCAGCCTGCTGAAGCGCTTGGGGGGTAATTCGAGCAATACTCTTTTTGACGACGAGGGGAATCAAAACCGATCGCAGCTCGTAGACCTCTTCCAGCTCACCCAGGGTTGGCATACGGACTACGGCTCCTTTAAACGCATCCAGCTCGATCAGACCTTGGGTACTGAGCTCGCGCAGCGCCTCGCGAATGGGCGTAACGCTGACGTTAAAGGCTTCTGCCAACTCCGACTGCACCAGACGGGTACCGCCAGGCAACTGCCCTAGAAGAATCGCCTGGCGGAGGTGCTCAGTAACGGTGGCATGGGTAGTGCGGGGAGCTTGCTTGAAACTTCCCAATTGCAGCTTGACCAAGGTGGCGGCTCCAAAAGCTAAGGTCTGCCAGGGTAGATCAGCCGCTGTAGTGCCTTGCAGAAAACACGACTCTGGGCTGTAACCCCAATTACTATGGCATCCTCACAAAGATCTTGCATCATATATGATGCAATCTATATTACGGTTTTGCTCGGGCGAGGCCAGTATAGTTGCGGCAGATTGAGCAAGCGATGAGCTCCGATCTGCTGTTCGTCAGCGG
Above is a genomic segment from Nodosilinea sp. E11 containing:
- a CDS encoding GntR family transcriptional regulator → MVKLQLGSFKQAPRTTHATVTEHLRQAILLGQLPGGTRLVQSELAEAFNVSVTPIREALRELSTQGLIELDAFKGAVVRMPTLGELEEVYELRSVLIPLVVKKSIARITPQALQQAAALLTQMEATTEHEPWVDLNRQFHNQLDDAAQATCEVQSGCPRH